The following proteins are encoded in a genomic region of Leptolyngbya ohadii IS1:
- a CDS encoding TniQ family protein, with the protein MPVSESRRQGWVIQVVPGVGESFGHYLSRFRRENYLSHKTLGEVLGVPTKVVSDWEAPSRRRIPDGAELKRLSQLIGISCDQLREMMPREPLHLQTRLCPACYGENPVHQAGWQQQGVEECDRHQIRLLSACPRCGTGFRTPSLWWNEQCEKCQTALSEMTLNLPVHLHQPGSDAECR; encoded by the coding sequence ATGCCAGTGAGCGAAAGCAGGAGACAGGGCTGGGTGATTCAGGTCGTTCCTGGAGTGGGCGAGAGCTTTGGGCATTATCTGAGCCGCTTTCGGCGGGAGAACTACCTGAGTCACAAAACCTTGGGTGAAGTCTTAGGCGTGCCCACAAAAGTAGTAAGTGACTGGGAAGCGCCATCCCGTCGTCGAATTCCGGATGGAGCAGAACTCAAACGGCTGTCGCAACTGATTGGGATTTCCTGCGATCAATTGCGCGAGATGATGCCAAGAGAACCTTTGCATCTGCAAACTCGGCTATGCCCTGCCTGTTATGGAGAGAATCCAGTGCATCAGGCAGGCTGGCAACAGCAGGGGGTGGAGGAGTGCGATCGTCACCAAATCCGGTTACTCTCAGCCTGTCCCAGATGCGGAACAGGCTTTCGGACCCCTTCTTTGTGGTGGAATGAACAGTGTGAGAAATGCCAGACAGCCTTGAGTGAGATGACCCTGAATCTACCTGTTCACCTTCATCAGCCAGGAAGCGATGCCGAATGCCGCTAG